GCAGATTCGCCCCGGAACTGGGGCAGCGCACGGTACGCCTTGATGAAGGCATCCTGTGCCACATCCTCCACCTCCGCGGCATCGCGGATCAGGCGTGAGATCAGACGGATGATCTTGCGGTGGTACTTGACCACCAACAGTTCAAACGCCCGCTTGTCACCCTGCTGGACGCGTTCGACAAGGATCTGGTCGGCTTCGCGTTCACTCACGGATTCTTCACCTGCAGTGTATCGCCTTGAATTTTTGTGACTTGAAAACGTTGTATTTTACCTACGACACACCGGATGCCAGGCCCCCAGACACAGGTGGCCCGAGGCGCAACAACCTGCGCACCCGACGCAGCGATTCGGCGGCGAACCATGGCGATGCCAGCACGAAAATCCGCGGACACCACCACCTCTGGGCAACACCCAGGACCAGCACCCGTTCACCGGGAGCCCACCACCACAGCAGGGGAACGTTTTGAACGGCGCCACCCGTCACCAGTCCCGTGCACCAAGCCCCGGAGACCGGCTCGCCATTGTCTTTGAGATGGGTTCGCCACATCAGTTCCACCGATCGTGGCGAACGCGCGAAAATCAGTGGAAGCAGCCCGGTCACCGCCAACATGCCAATCGCATACCAGGCCCAAGACGGCAGCATGCCGCCCCACGCCACAGCGACCCAAAACACCGCGGACAGGACCGCAGCCCCTGTGAGAACACGCGCCACCAGGCATATCCGCCGGTACTGCCGTGAAAACACGAAGCACTGCACGGAACAGGCTGCCGCCGCAGCGGGAAGCGACGGCGCGGCACCAGGCCGCGCCTCAGGTTCCATCACAGGCGTCGGAACACCAGCGTGCCGTTGGTCCCGCCAAAGCCGAAGTTGTTCTTCACGGCCACGTCGATCTTCATGTCACGCGCCGTATTGGCGCAGTAATCGAGATCGCACTCGGGATCCTGGTTGAAAATATTGATGGTCGGCGGCGACACCTGATGGTGGAGCGCCAACACCGAGAACACCGACTCCAGGCCGCCCGCGCCGCCCAGCAGATGGCCGGTCATGGACTTGGTGGAATTCACGACGACCTTGCGGGCGTGCTCGCCGAAAGCCGCCTTGATGGCATCGGATTCATTCTTGTCGCCCAGCGGGGTGGACGTGCCGTGCGCGTTCAGGTACTGCACCTGGTCGGTGTTGATGCCGGCATCGCGCAGCGCATTGAGCATGCAGCGGCGCGGACCATCCATGTTGGGCGCAGTCATGTGATAAGCGTCACCGCTCATGCCGAAGCCCACGAGCTCCGCGTAGATCCTGGCTCCGCGCGCCTTGGCGGACTCGTACTCTTCCAGCACCATCACGCCTGCACCCTCGCCCAGCACGAAGCCGTCGCGATCCTTGTCCCACGGACGGGACGCGGTGGCCGGATCGTCGTTGCGGGTCGACAGCGCGCGCGCTGCTGCGAAGCCGCCGATGCCGAGCGGCGAGACCGTCGACTCGGCGCCACCCGCCAGCATCACGTCGGCATCGCCCGCCTGAATCAGGCGCGCCGCCAACCCGATGCTGTGCAGCCCGGTCGTGCAAGCCGTGACCGCCGCCAGGTTCGGCCCCTTCAGGCCATGCATGATGCTGAGGTGCCCCGAGATCATGTTGATGATCGACCCCGGCACGAAGAACGGCGAAATCCGGCGCGGACCGCGTTCGACGTACGTGGAATGGGTGTCTTCGATCATCGGCAGGCCACCGATGCCGGAGCCGACCAGCACGCCTGCACGCTCGGCGTTGGCCTCGTTCACCTCCAGGCCGCTGTCCTTGAGTGCCTGCACCCCAGCGGCAATGCCGTAATGGATGAAGGTATCCATCTGGCGAGCATCCTTGGCCGAGAGGTACTCCTCGACGTTGAAGCCCTTCACTTCGCCGGCGAAGTGCACGGCCAAGTTAGACGGATCGAATTTGGTGACGGTGGCGATGCCGGACTTGCCAGCGACCAGATTGGCCCACCCTTCGGCGACCGAGTTTCCTACCGGAGAGACCAGCCCCAGGCCGGTAACGACTACGCGACGACGGCTCACTATGCTTTCCTGCGACTCTATATCAGCGACAAAGGCCACAGAAAGCGCGCTGCCCGGCCAAGCCGGAGAGCGCCACTTCTGTGGCCCGCGATGCCAAGAGAAAGACGACGCTTACGCCTTGACGTTGGCGCGAGCGTAATCGATGGCTTGTTGCACCGTGGTGATCTTCTCAGCTTCTTCGTCCGGAATTTCCATACCGAACTCATCTTCCAACGC
The sequence above is a segment of the Ralstonia nicotianae genome. Coding sequences within it:
- the fabF gene encoding beta-ketoacyl-ACP synthase II, which translates into the protein MSRRRVVVTGLGLVSPVGNSVAEGWANLVAGKSGIATVTKFDPSNLAVHFAGEVKGFNVEEYLSAKDARQMDTFIHYGIAAGVQALKDSGLEVNEANAERAGVLVGSGIGGLPMIEDTHSTYVERGPRRISPFFVPGSIINMISGHLSIMHGLKGPNLAAVTACTTGLHSIGLAARLIQAGDADVMLAGGAESTVSPLGIGGFAAARALSTRNDDPATASRPWDKDRDGFVLGEGAGVMVLEEYESAKARGARIYAELVGFGMSGDAYHMTAPNMDGPRRCMLNALRDAGINTDQVQYLNAHGTSTPLGDKNESDAIKAAFGEHARKVVVNSTKSMTGHLLGGAGGLESVFSVLALHHQVSPPTINIFNQDPECDLDYCANTARDMKIDVAVKNNFGFGGTNGTLVFRRL